The Salinirubellus salinus genome segment CGCGAGGGTGACACCGTCGTCCGGACGCCGGACGGCCCGCGACAGCTCGCGGACGTGATCGCCGAGGTGGAGGCGACGTACTTCGAGACGCGCCGCGACCTCGAGGCGGCCATCGAGGGCGTCGTCGGCACCGGTCCCGTCCCCACCGCAGACGAGTAGCGCCATGGCGCCCGTGGCGGCACTCCGTCGCGGTCTCGCCCGCACCACGTGGGTCCAGCGGGCGCTCTTCTCGGGGTTCCTGCTCGCGCTGGTCTGGACCGAGTGGCACACCTCCGGCCTCGGCTCGCGCGTGGGCAAGGACCTGCTCGTCTACCTCGCGGCCCCGGCCGGGCTGGCGGCGCTCCACGGCAAGCACCTCGGCTGGCGTGTCGACCGGACCGCGCTCCGGAACACCCTGTTGCTCGCGCTGTTCGTCCTCCCGTTCTACCTCGTGGGGTCGTCGCTCCCCTCGGTGCGCGAGTTCTACCCGATGTGGGGCGCGACGAAGGAGACGTACCTCGTCCACTCGGTCCAGCAGTTCCTCGTCGTCGTCGCCGCCGAGACGTACTACCGTGGCCTGCTCTGCGTGGGCGTGCGCGACATCGGCCGGAAGGCGGCGTTCATCAGCCCGGTCATCTACGCGTTCCACCACCTCGGGAAGCCCCCCATCGAACTCGTCCTCTCGGGGCCGACCGACGTGCTGTTCGGCCTCGTCGACTACGAGTCGAACTCCATCCTGCCGAGCGTCGTCGCACACGGGCTCGGGCTGGCGCTGCTGGACTGGCTCGTGCTCCACGAC includes the following:
- a CDS encoding CPBP family intramembrane glutamic endopeptidase → MAPVAALRRGLARTTWVQRALFSGFLLALVWTEWHTSGLGSRVGKDLLVYLAAPAGLAALHGKHLGWRVDRTALRNTLLLALFVLPFYLVGSSLPSVREFYPMWGATKETYLVHSVQQFLVVVAAETYYRGLLCVGVRDIGRKAAFISPVIYAFHHLGKPPIELVLSGPTDVLFGLVDYESNSILPSVVAHGLGLALLDWLVLHDPVIPTETVLSWLRWIPLPL
- a CDS encoding DUF5789 family protein, whose protein sequence is MADEEEDEGPVVELGEGEPVEGVPLEQATARLYYGIEKSEVERREGDTVVRTPDGPRQLADVIAEVEATYFETRRDLEAAIEGVVGTGPVPTADE